From the genome of Ornithobacterium rhinotracheale, one region includes:
- the pta gene encoding phosphate acetyltransferase, with amino-acid sequence MNKGLYIATLEPHSGKSMIILGLMQSLLRKMAKVAYFKPVVASEDEKDNHIETILSHFGLNTPYDECYAVTRDELIHNRNAGKISDSLEKIIAKYKKLESTYDFVLVEGTDFMGGSSVFEFDWNISIAKNLGLPVLLISTGVDKSFKEFDRNLEMAYKSFQNRDVQVIGVVANKVLEENVETLKQHLNQYLPENVEKIIVPLVSELQNPSIEEIVAELDAEVLVGKENLSNLTGKFAVGAMQLPNFLNHLEQNGLVITPGDRADIILGSLQAHHSAKYPSVAGIVLTGGIKPEESIMRLIEGTQHNIPILSVQTGTFETTQKIGAICSNVSKEKITKIQSSLDTFGKFVSPENFIQSMNSYQNQVVTPMMFQYSLIDTAKKARKKIVLPESGDPRILTATERLSKLGIVDIVLLGNEEQIKSHLKELNLQVDFANVEIVDPENFDKFEDYVNTFYELRKHKGVNMDMARDTMRDVSYFGTMMIYKGDADGMVSGAVHTTQHTIRPALQFIKTKPGCSIVSSVFFMCLEDRVSVFGDCAINPNPTAEQLAEIAISSAESAAAFGIEPKVAMLSYSSGNSGKGADVDKVREATELVKAKRPDLKIEGPIQYDAAVDANVGRQKMPDSEVAGQASVLIFPDLNTGNNTYKAVQRETGAIAIGPMLQGLNRPVNDLSRGCTVDDIFNTVIITAIQAQDF; translated from the coding sequence ATGAATAAAGGATTATACATTGCAACACTGGAGCCACACAGTGGTAAATCAATGATTATTTTAGGATTAATGCAATCCCTGCTCAGAAAAATGGCAAAGGTGGCTTACTTTAAACCCGTAGTCGCTAGCGAAGACGAAAAGGATAACCATATTGAGACGATTTTGAGCCACTTTGGGCTTAATACGCCTTATGATGAATGCTATGCCGTAACGCGTGATGAGCTGATTCACAATAGAAATGCAGGCAAAATCTCTGATTCGCTTGAAAAAATCATCGCAAAATACAAAAAGCTAGAAAGCACCTACGATTTCGTCCTTGTGGAAGGTACCGATTTTATGGGCGGGAGCAGTGTTTTTGAATTTGATTGGAATATAAGCATCGCGAAAAACCTAGGGCTGCCCGTACTTTTAATCAGCACGGGAGTTGATAAATCTTTTAAAGAATTTGATAGAAACCTCGAAATGGCTTACAAATCATTCCAAAATCGTGATGTGCAAGTCATTGGTGTGGTGGCCAATAAAGTCCTTGAGGAAAATGTGGAAACTTTGAAACAGCATTTGAATCAATATTTGCCAGAAAATGTGGAAAAAATCATCGTTCCGCTCGTCTCCGAATTGCAAAATCCAAGCATCGAGGAAATTGTGGCTGAATTAGATGCCGAGGTACTCGTTGGGAAAGAAAATTTAAGCAATCTCACAGGGAAATTTGCTGTGGGAGCTATGCAATTGCCCAACTTTTTAAATCATTTAGAGCAAAATGGGCTTGTAATCACCCCGGGCGACCGTGCCGACATCATTCTCGGCTCCTTGCAAGCGCACCACTCTGCCAAGTACCCAAGCGTGGCGGGCATTGTTTTGACAGGTGGAATTAAGCCTGAGGAAAGCATTATGCGCCTCATTGAGGGAACGCAACATAATATCCCAATCCTTTCGGTGCAGACTGGTACTTTTGAGACTACACAGAAGATTGGTGCCATTTGCTCCAATGTTTCAAAAGAAAAAATTACTAAAATTCAATCTTCTTTAGATACATTTGGAAAATTCGTTTCGCCAGAAAACTTTATACAATCTATGAATTCCTATCAAAATCAAGTGGTAACGCCTATGATGTTCCAGTACAGCTTGATTGATACGGCTAAAAAAGCACGCAAAAAAATTGTGCTACCAGAATCTGGCGACCCAAGAATTTTGACTGCAACAGAGAGACTTTCAAAATTAGGAATCGTAGATATTGTACTTCTCGGGAACGAAGAGCAAATCAAATCTCATCTAAAAGAGCTTAACTTGCAAGTGGATTTTGCCAATGTGGAAATCGTAGACCCTGAGAATTTTGATAAATTCGAGGATTATGTAAACACATTCTACGAGCTCAGAAAACACAAAGGTGTAAACATGGATATGGCGAGAGATACCATGAGAGATGTTTCCTACTTTGGTACTATGATGATTTACAAAGGCGATGCCGACGGAATGGTTTCTGGAGCTGTACACACTACGCAACACACCATTCGCCCTGCCCTACAATTTATCAAAACAAAGCCAGGTTGTTCAATTGTGAGCTCTGTATTCTTTATGTGCCTAGAAGATAGAGTTTCTGTATTCGGCGACTGTGCCATCAATCCAAATCCAACTGCTGAGCAATTAGCAGAAATCGCCATCTCCTCTGCAGAGAGTGCCGCAGCCTTTGGCATAGAACCCAAAGTGGCAATGCTCTCCTACTCCTCTGGCAACTCTGGAAAAGGTGCCGATGTAGACAAAGTGCGAGAAGCAACAGAATTGGTAAAAGCAAAACGCCCAGATTTGAAAATCGAAGGCCCTATCCAGTATGATGCGGCTGTAGATGCCAATGTAGGCCGTCAAAAAATGCCTGATTCCGAAGTAGCTGGACAAGCCTCTGTTTTAATCTTCCCAGATTTAAACACAGGAAACAACACCTACAAAGCGGTGCAAAGAGAAACTGGAGCTATCGCCATTGGGCCTATGTTACAAGGACTTAATCGCCCTGTAAACGATTTAAGTAGAGGTTGTACAGTAGATGATATCTTCAACACAGTAATCATCACAGCCATTCAGGCACAAGACTTTTAA
- a CDS encoding acetate/propionate family kinase has translation MNKKILVINSGSSSLKFQLFEMPQEKVLAQGIVERIGQDISAIHYKTDEGKFSAELEIPNHEVALKEVTTRLLDPTIGVISNVEEVDIVAHRVVHGGEEFTETVKITQEVKEKIKSLFPLAPLHNPANLKGIEVAEKLFNKATQVAVFDTSFFKTLPEFVYRYAIPKDKTDKTGIRVYGFHGISHKYVSKKAYEYLNDNTKKLITIHLGNGCSMTAVNQGKAVDHSLGYGPNDGLIMGTRSGAIDPAVVVALQQQNNWSAEEVSNFLSKESGMKGLTGHSDMRDIEDKALTGDQDCQLALDMNTYRIKKFIGAYIAALNGVDALVFTAGIGENSDVVRALATKDLEYLGIKINPEENKIRSKEIREINTEDSKIKVLVIPTNEELEMAQEAYNL, from the coding sequence ATGAATAAAAAAATATTAGTAATCAATTCGGGAAGCTCCTCGCTTAAATTTCAATTATTTGAAATGCCGCAAGAAAAAGTCCTAGCACAGGGCATTGTAGAGCGCATTGGGCAGGACATCTCTGCCATTCATTACAAAACAGATGAAGGCAAATTTTCCGCCGAATTAGAAATTCCAAATCACGAAGTGGCCCTAAAAGAAGTTACCACCAGATTGCTCGACCCCACAATTGGCGTCATCAGTAATGTGGAGGAGGTGGATATCGTGGCACACCGCGTGGTACACGGCGGAGAGGAATTTACCGAAACGGTGAAAATCACCCAAGAGGTAAAAGAGAAAATCAAAAGCCTATTCCCACTCGCACCACTGCACAACCCTGCCAACTTAAAGGGAATTGAGGTGGCCGAAAAACTTTTTAATAAAGCTACCCAAGTGGCCGTTTTTGATACCTCATTCTTCAAAACTCTGCCAGAATTCGTATACCGCTATGCCATTCCTAAGGATAAAACCGATAAAACGGGCATCAGAGTATACGGCTTCCACGGAATTTCCCATAAATATGTCTCTAAAAAGGCTTACGAGTACTTAAACGATAATACCAAAAAATTAATCACCATTCACCTAGGAAACGGCTGCTCTATGACGGCGGTGAACCAAGGCAAAGCCGTGGACCACTCCCTTGGTTATGGGCCAAATGATGGCCTCATTATGGGAACACGCAGCGGCGCCATAGACCCCGCCGTGGTGGTAGCCTTGCAACAGCAAAACAATTGGAGCGCAGAGGAAGTCTCCAATTTCCTATCCAAAGAAAGCGGTATGAAAGGCCTCACAGGGCATAGCGATATGCGCGATATTGAGGACAAAGCCCTCACGGGCGACCAAGATTGCCAACTGGCGCTTGATATGAATACCTACCGCATTAAAAAATTCATAGGCGCCTACATTGCAGCGCTAAACGGCGTAGATGCCCTTGTATTTACGGCGGGAATTGGCGAAAATAGCGATGTAGTGAGAGCCCTTGCTACAAAAGATTTAGAGTACTTAGGGATTAAAATTAATCCTGAGGAAAATAAAATCCGTAGCAAGGAAATTCGCGAAATCAATACCGAAGATTCTAAAATCAAGGTGCTTGTAATCCCAACGAATGAAGAACTAGAAATGGCACAAGAGGCGTATAATTTATAG
- the lpxK gene encoding tetraacyldisaccharide 4'-kinase: MNWRKLLAPLSAIWWCVTSIRNLLYKIGFFPVKSFKKPVIVIGNLSTGGTGKTPHTVYVLDLLRRNYRIAALSRGYGRRTSGFIVANYDSNARQIGDEPMLFFHRFKNRIVVSVGENRVAAVRELFQRFALDAVILDDAYQHRALKAGFYILLTDYSHLYSQDYVLPMGDLREPRSGAKRASIIIVTKCPPDLSEEEKEKIKRNLKLLPEQELFFSYINYSEMLYNVSFNADIRQAEDCHALLITGIAKSDDLVKHAESKFVSVKHLKYPDHYDFKPNDIKEIIKAYDSLPSPKIMLTTEKDYMRLCQEHGIVKKLYYLPISIGIDKPEKFNEIISNYVHKNSRSSELH, translated from the coding sequence ATGAATTGGCGAAAATTACTAGCCCCCTTGTCTGCGATATGGTGGTGCGTTACGAGCATTAGGAATTTATTGTATAAAATTGGATTTTTCCCTGTAAAAAGTTTCAAAAAACCCGTCATCGTTATCGGGAATTTGTCCACTGGCGGCACAGGGAAGACGCCGCACACCGTGTATGTGCTTGATTTGCTTAGGCGAAATTACCGCATAGCGGCGCTAAGCCGTGGTTATGGGCGCAGAACTTCGGGCTTTATTGTGGCGAATTACGATTCTAATGCGCGCCAAATTGGCGATGAGCCGATGCTCTTTTTTCACCGATTTAAAAATAGAATCGTGGTGAGTGTGGGCGAAAACCGTGTGGCGGCTGTGCGCGAATTATTTCAGCGATTTGCGCTAGATGCCGTGATTTTAGATGATGCATATCAGCACCGAGCGCTTAAAGCGGGTTTTTATATCCTGCTTACGGATTATAGCCATCTGTATAGCCAAGATTATGTGCTGCCTATGGGCGATTTGCGGGAGCCACGCAGTGGTGCCAAGCGGGCAAGCATTATAATAGTTACCAAATGCCCGCCTGATTTAAGCGAGGAGGAAAAGGAAAAGATTAAACGGAATTTGAAATTATTGCCCGAGCAGGAGCTATTTTTCTCGTATATAAATTATAGCGAAATGCTTTATAATGTATCGTTTAATGCAGACATTCGCCAAGCAGAAGATTGCCATGCGTTACTTATCACAGGAATTGCAAAAAGCGATGATTTAGTGAAACACGCCGAGAGCAAATTCGTCTCCGTAAAGCATTTGAAATACCCAGACCACTACGACTTTAAGCCTAATGATATTAAAGAAATTATCAAGGCTTACGATTCCCTGCCCTCGCCTAAAATTATGCTCACTACGGAGAAAGATTATATGAGATTGTGCCAAGAGCACGGAATTGTCAAAAAATTATACTATCTTCCGATTTCAATTGGTATAGATAAGCCAGAAAAGTTTAACGAAATTATTAGCAATTATGTACACAAAAATTCAAGAAGCAGCGAACTACATTAA
- a CDS encoding purine-nucleoside phosphorylase, with translation MYTKIQEAANYIKNKIGNEIPEFAIVLGSGLGALKDEIEPLVKIPYTEIPNFPQTTVKGHNGELIFGTLEGKKVLLMAGRFHYYEGYSMKEVTFPFRVFHLLGIKNLIVSNASGGVNPNFKVGDVMVIRDHINMFPEHPLRGQNMEEFGPRFPEMSKAYDYDFMTKFDEIAQRENIDLKKGVYVGLQGPTFETPAEYGMVRVLGGDAVGMSTVPEVIVARHQGMRVAALSVITDLGGPEISIPVSHEEVLNAANVAMPNVIKLVKSLVAEN, from the coding sequence ATGTACACAAAAATTCAAGAAGCAGCGAACTACATTAAAAATAAAATCGGGAATGAGATTCCTGAATTTGCCATCGTATTAGGCTCAGGGCTAGGCGCTCTGAAAGATGAGATTGAACCCCTTGTAAAGATTCCTTACACAGAGATTCCCAACTTTCCGCAGACTACTGTAAAGGGGCATAATGGAGAGCTTATTTTTGGCACCCTTGAAGGCAAAAAAGTGCTCCTAATGGCGGGTAGATTCCACTATTATGAGGGGTATAGTATGAAGGAAGTAACTTTTCCGTTCCGTGTTTTTCACCTCTTGGGGATTAAAAATTTAATCGTCTCCAATGCCTCTGGCGGAGTGAATCCTAACTTTAAAGTGGGCGATGTTATGGTAATTAGAGATCATATCAACATGTTTCCAGAGCACCCGTTGAGAGGGCAAAACATGGAAGAATTTGGTCCTCGTTTCCCAGAAATGAGCAAAGCCTATGATTATGATTTTATGACTAAATTTGATGAAATTGCCCAAAGAGAAAACATCGACCTTAAAAAAGGTGTGTATGTAGGCTTGCAAGGTCCCACCTTTGAAACCCCAGCAGAATACGGTATGGTGCGAGTACTTGGAGGCGATGCCGTGGGTATGAGTACAGTGCCAGAGGTAATTGTGGCAAGGCACCAAGGAATGCGCGTGGCTGCACTTTCTGTAATTACTGATTTGGGCGGTCCAGAAATTAGCATTCCAGTTTCTCATGAGGAGGTGCTGAATGCTGCAAATGTTGCAATGCCAAATGTGATTAAATTAGTGAAATCTCTCGTAGCAGAAAATTAA
- a CDS encoding M14 family zinc carboxypeptidase, whose amino-acid sequence MNLEKLFSQYHEWKEEGLDLRYLPLHIVEDLIQRNAYQSEIIGQSFQGRPIYKLTLGTGESKVLLWSQMHGNESSGTRAMFDAFKLLTNPDFKGFSNELLQKIQIEFIPQLNPDGAYAYTRRNAMGIDVNRDFLQLASPEMQILQRQVKTKIYNCLFNLHDQRSIFNVYNTKHSAALSLLAPVFDNKGTISESRKQSIHYVSEIYKSLQMYHWNIARFSDEFYPKATGDNFQKWGIPIILFESGHFPNDYQRNETRKITAFGILAGLYNIAFNHEIAEDALEVYHSIPQNDNKAIDIIFRSVVLTNGNTEFVTDIGVQYEEVLNPKKQIVDFVPKIYEIGDLSDRVAHETKLAENCVFHKNPNRVPKIGEIIDL is encoded by the coding sequence ATGAATTTAGAAAAGCTATTCAGTCAATATCACGAGTGGAAGGAAGAGGGCTTAGATCTTCGTTATTTACCACTTCATATAGTTGAGGATTTGATACAAAGAAATGCCTATCAATCCGAAATAATAGGTCAATCGTTTCAAGGTAGACCGATTTATAAATTAACATTAGGAACAGGAGAGAGTAAAGTGTTGCTATGGAGCCAAATGCATGGCAATGAGAGTAGTGGTACGCGTGCGATGTTTGATGCCTTTAAACTGCTTACAAATCCCGATTTTAAAGGATTTTCAAACGAATTATTGCAGAAAATACAGATAGAATTTATTCCCCAATTGAATCCAGATGGGGCGTATGCCTATACCCGAAGAAATGCTATGGGGATTGATGTAAACAGAGATTTTTTACAATTGGCAAGTCCTGAAATGCAGATTTTACAAAGACAAGTAAAAACTAAAATTTACAACTGTTTATTTAATTTGCACGACCAAAGGTCTATTTTTAATGTTTACAACACGAAACATTCTGCTGCGCTTTCCCTTTTAGCTCCTGTATTTGATAATAAAGGGACTATTTCAGAATCTCGTAAACAATCGATTCATTATGTAAGTGAAATTTATAAAAGTTTACAAATGTATCATTGGAATATTGCTCGTTTTAGTGATGAGTTTTATCCAAAAGCTACTGGAGACAATTTTCAAAAATGGGGAATTCCAATTATTTTATTTGAGTCGGGACATTTTCCAAATGATTATCAACGAAACGAAACAAGAAAAATTACAGCTTTTGGAATTTTGGCAGGATTGTATAATATTGCGTTTAATCATGAGATTGCAGAAGATGCTCTGGAAGTTTATCATTCAATTCCGCAAAATGATAACAAAGCCATTGATATTATTTTCCGTTCGGTCGTTTTGACGAATGGCAACACAGAATTTGTAACTGATATAGGTGTGCAGTATGAAGAAGTGCTTAATCCCAAAAAGCAAATAGTTGATTTTGTACCTAAAATATATGAAATCGGAGACTTGTCGGATCGCGTAGCACACGAAACTAAACTCGCTGAGAATTGCGTATTTCATAAGAATCCTAATCGAGTGCCCAAAATCGGCGAAATAATCGACTTATAG
- a CDS encoding helix-turn-helix transcriptional regulator: protein MDYKKVIENILEVYNLNAAEFAEKIDVQRSSISHILSGRNNPSLDFLLKVKENFPELRWEYLMLKKLPMYEIENKVIMSKKMENNPILPSLFDDIPYESVSEDEISPNTSVKNVEKQEEKRDTPTLPPKQESQEQNAIATKKEKQITRVICFYDDGSFESFEPSL from the coding sequence ATGGACTATAAGAAAGTTATCGAAAATATTTTAGAGGTTTACAATCTTAACGCAGCAGAATTTGCTGAAAAAATTGATGTACAACGCTCCTCTATCTCACATATCCTATCGGGAAGAAATAATCCTAGCCTTGATTTTTTACTAAAAGTAAAAGAAAATTTTCCTGAGCTAAGATGGGAATATCTCATGCTAAAAAAATTACCGATGTATGAAATTGAAAATAAAGTAATTATGAGTAAAAAAATGGAAAATAACCCGATTTTACCTTCTTTATTTGACGATATTCCATACGAAAGTGTATCAGAAGACGAAATATCGCCAAATACGAGCGTTAAAAATGTGGAAAAACAAGAAGAGAAAAGGGATACTCCTACTCTGCCTCCGAAGCAAGAATCACAGGAACAAAATGCAATAGCTACCAAAAAGGAAAAGCAAATCACGCGAGTAATTTGCTTTTATGATGATGGCAGCTTCGAGAGCTTCGAGCCAAGTCTTTAA
- a CDS encoding GTP cyclohydrolase, with product MAIEIKEVSNAIDLKQFIQFPMRMYKENPYYVPPLISEELAALRQDKNELYREGKAKSKYFLAYKNGEIVGRIAAMINYQEVREQGVPRARFGWFDFIDDKEVSQKLLEKAIEFGRAEGLKEIEGPVGLTNLDRAGLLTKGFDKVATMVTLYNHPYYEEHLLAHGFETAKEWVEYELYMPETLPEKLNKFTDLIQKRYKIKIRELKSKQDLLQIVDPMFELLDKTYGHLSSYVPITKKQIQQYKDKYINFVIPDFVTVIEDESRRMIAFAITMPSYSKALQKANGKLFPFGWYHFWKASKKNDAAAFYLIGIDPEYQGKGVTAIIFSEMYKTFKKYGISYLETNPELAENKSIQTLWKDYSPVNHKRRKSYRKDI from the coding sequence ATGGCAATAGAAATAAAAGAAGTAAGCAATGCAATTGATTTAAAGCAGTTTATACAGTTTCCTATGCGAATGTATAAGGAGAATCCCTATTATGTTCCGCCTTTGATTAGCGAAGAACTTGCGGCATTGAGACAAGATAAAAATGAATTGTACCGAGAAGGAAAAGCCAAATCCAAATATTTTTTGGCATACAAAAACGGCGAAATAGTGGGGCGTATTGCGGCAATGATTAATTACCAAGAGGTGCGGGAGCAGGGCGTGCCGCGGGCGCGATTTGGCTGGTTTGATTTTATTGACGATAAAGAAGTGAGCCAAAAATTGCTTGAAAAAGCCATAGAATTTGGGAGAGCAGAGGGCTTAAAAGAAATCGAGGGCCCCGTAGGGCTTACCAATCTCGATCGTGCAGGATTGCTCACCAAAGGGTTTGACAAAGTGGCGACCATGGTTACGCTATACAATCACCCCTATTACGAGGAGCATTTGCTAGCACACGGCTTTGAAACGGCCAAAGAGTGGGTAGAATACGAGCTTTATATGCCAGAAACTTTGCCAGAAAAATTAAATAAATTCACGGATTTAATCCAAAAACGATACAAAATCAAAATCAGAGAGTTAAAATCTAAACAAGATTTATTGCAAATCGTAGACCCAATGTTTGAGTTGCTTGATAAAACTTATGGGCATCTAAGTAGCTATGTGCCAATTACTAAAAAGCAAATTCAGCAGTACAAGGATAAATACATCAATTTCGTAATTCCAGATTTTGTAACCGTGATAGAAGACGAATCAAGGAGAATGATTGCTTTTGCAATCACAATGCCTTCGTATTCAAAAGCATTGCAGAAAGCCAACGGAAAATTGTTCCCATTTGGCTGGTACCATTTCTGGAAAGCCAGCAAGAAAAATGATGCAGCCGCCTTCTATTTAATCGGGATAGACCCAGAATATCAAGGCAAAGGCGTAACCGCAATTATTTTCTCTGAAATGTACAAAACTTTCAAAAAATATGGAATTTCATATCTAGAAACCAATCCAGAATTAGCAGAAAATAAAAGTATCCAAACCCTATGGAAGGACTATTCCCCAGTGAATCATAAGCGCCGAAAAAGTTACCGAAAAGATATTTAA
- a CDS encoding NUDIX domain-containing protein, with amino-acid sequence MERLDAFTIRVYGILIHNNQLMRLKEPFWGEVLYKMPGGGLEFGEGTLQCLARELKEELNLTLDQAELFYVQEDFIRSKFKTNEQLFTVYYKISCKDLADLQIIDKNIEEVNWIDLDQLSPEDMSLPVDKIVVGKLKSLIKEL; translated from the coding sequence ATGGAAAGATTAGACGCATTCACCATTAGAGTTTACGGAATTTTGATTCATAACAATCAATTAATGAGGCTGAAAGAGCCTTTTTGGGGAGAGGTTTTATACAAAATGCCCGGCGGTGGTTTGGAGTTTGGCGAAGGGACTTTGCAGTGCCTAGCACGCGAACTGAAAGAAGAACTAAATTTAACGCTCGATCAAGCAGAACTTTTTTATGTGCAAGAGGATTTCATTCGTTCAAAATTTAAAACCAATGAGCAGCTTTTTACGGTGTATTATAAAATTTCTTGCAAAGATTTAGCTGATTTACAAATCATTGATAAAAACATTGAGGAGGTAAATTGGATAGATTTAGACCAATTGTCGCCCGAGGATATGAGCCTTCCTGTGGATAAAATCGTGGTGGGGAAACTTAAAAGCCTTATCAAAGAACTTTGA
- the mnmD gene encoding tRNA (5-methylaminomethyl-2-thiouridine)(34)-methyltransferase MnmD: MLKREILTTADGSKTLYIPEWNEHYHSKHGALQEAQHVFIAHGLAQFWEQDCSILEFGFGTGLNALLTLFSPHGKVKYHTLEKYPMMPDEVQALDYPKLFAEFFKQEENAILPIFEKIHAVEWGEYQEITPDFSLKKEQADFIEVALPEEAYHLVYFDAFGKRVQPELWHESIFEKIYKSLKKNGLFTTYACNGDTKRALKAVGFRVEKKPGPPGKREMINAWKD; the protein is encoded by the coding sequence ATGCTTAAGCGCGAAATTTTGACCACTGCCGATGGCTCCAAAACGCTCTATATTCCCGAGTGGAACGAGCATTACCACTCCAAGCACGGAGCCTTGCAAGAAGCCCAGCATGTATTTATAGCCCATGGTTTAGCCCAATTTTGGGAGCAGGATTGTAGTATTTTGGAATTTGGTTTTGGAACAGGGCTAAACGCTTTGCTCACATTGTTTTCGCCACATGGAAAAGTGAAATATCACACACTCGAAAAATATCCTATGATGCCCGATGAAGTGCAAGCGCTGGATTATCCCAAACTTTTTGCCGAATTTTTTAAGCAAGAAGAAAATGCAATTTTGCCAATTTTTGAGAAAATTCATGCAGTGGAATGGGGCGAATATCAAGAAATTACGCCAGATTTTAGCCTAAAAAAGGAGCAAGCCGATTTTATAGAAGTGGCACTGCCCGAGGAGGCTTACCATTTGGTGTATTTTGATGCCTTTGGGAAACGAGTGCAACCAGAATTATGGCACGAATCGATTTTTGAAAAAATATATAAATCACTAAAAAAGAACGGATTATTTACCACTTATGCCTGCAATGGCGATACCAAACGCGCTTTGAAGGCAGTGGGGTTCCGCGTGGAAAAGAAACCAGGCCCACCAGGCAAACGAGAAATGATAAACGCATGGAAAGATTAG
- a CDS encoding branched-chain amino acid aminotransferase, translating into MKIQKIEKSRLTPEVFESKVFGKTFADHMLICQYKDGKWGEPEIREFGNLSFSPATHAFHYGQACFEGMKAFKGENGEVYLFRPEKNFERINKSAERLGMVQIPEEVFLDGLKALIDVDRNWVPETYGTSLYIRPVLFSTEDVISARGSHEFLFAIICSYAPNYYNKPLRVKVADHYSRAANGGVGFAKAAGNYGASFYPTTLANEEGFDQIIWTDAATHQYFEEAGTMNIFVRIGDTLLTAPTSERILNGVTRDSLITLAKENGWNVEVRPVSVKEVYEAHKNGELKEVFGCGTAVVLNNFEAIGYPDEVLELPKLEDIDAWGPILKQQMNEIQYGKAEDPFGWRVLVEKKY; encoded by the coding sequence ATGAAGATTCAAAAGATTGAAAAATCCCGACTAACGCCCGAAGTTTTTGAAAGTAAAGTTTTCGGAAAAACTTTTGCAGACCATATGCTCATCTGCCAATACAAAGATGGCAAATGGGGCGAGCCTGAAATTCGTGAGTTTGGCAATTTAAGTTTTTCGCCCGCTACGCACGCTTTCCACTATGGGCAGGCCTGCTTTGAGGGAATGAAGGCTTTCAAAGGCGAAAATGGCGAGGTGTACCTCTTCCGTCCTGAGAAAAACTTTGAACGCATCAACAAATCGGCTGAACGCCTCGGTATGGTGCAAATCCCTGAGGAGGTGTTCCTCGATGGCTTAAAAGCCCTTATCGATGTAGATAGAAACTGGGTGCCAGAAACTTATGGCACTTCCCTCTACATTCGCCCTGTGCTATTCTCTACCGAAGATGTAATTTCTGCGCGTGGATCTCACGAGTTCCTCTTTGCTATTATTTGCTCTTATGCTCCAAACTACTACAACAAGCCTTTGCGCGTGAAAGTGGCAGACCACTACTCGCGTGCGGCTAATGGCGGTGTGGGATTTGCCAAGGCTGCGGGAAACTACGGCGCTTCCTTCTACCCCACTACCCTTGCCAATGAAGAGGGGTTTGACCAAATCATCTGGACTGATGCCGCCACTCACCAGTATTTTGAAGAGGCGGGAACCATGAACATTTTTGTGCGTATCGGCGATACTTTGCTCACCGCCCCTACTAGCGAAAGAATCTTAAACGGAGTAACCCGCGATAGTTTAATTACTTTGGCTAAAGAAAACGGCTGGAATGTAGAAGTGCGTCCGGTTTCTGTAAAAGAAGTTTACGAAGCTCACAAAAATGGCGAATTAAAAGAAGTATTTGGCTGTGGCACCGCTGTAGTGCTTAACAATTTTGAGGCCATAGGATACCCTGATGAAGTGCTTGAATTGCCTAAATTAGAGGACATTGATGCTTGGGGCCCAATCCTTAAACAGCAAATGAACGAAATCCAATATGGAAAGGCGGAAGACCCATTTGGCTGGAGAGTGCTCGTTGAGAAAAAATATTAA